Proteins encoded in a region of the Dreissena polymorpha isolate Duluth1 chromosome 6, UMN_Dpol_1.0, whole genome shotgun sequence genome:
- the LOC127835485 gene encoding zinc finger protein 862-like, with translation MPIEKYPILCELQVSNDTPLTRSLYHDANACVEFIQIISNHIDDTLLQKVKSSPALGIMIDESTDIGLEKHLIVYVNYLHDGDMHTSFLTLIKLSAADSGVVYNSLVGVLKARGINLERVYGFSSDGAAVMTGKQNGVSVRLKSDNPFMLDMHCAAHRLALSSLDAAKSVKEVAYYEGLLHSLYSFFCRSSKRLEHLKVWQDVLEDPQVKPTAVHQVRWLSFANSVTNVRKTLHSLLKSMESDSDDDVMALSLFQVCRTYKFLFLTHFFSDIMSELALVSKALQLEKLSYSQLTGTIRTACCSIEQQYLVEKPSYGPNLREFLTTYETQETFHGVLIKRTHKDTRLPVAVSEFAEILLNSIQERFPKIEIWEAMMLFNPADFPSSTKDQADYGNKQISVLLKHFGKEIGGKSPPVCEEGALREFSLLKNYMFDLKVSSFEGLADKILSQEEMWAKFPNMTGLLAICRVLPVSTVDCERGFSAQNLIKTRLRCRMGLENLDNLMRVAINGPDLSAFEPEVIYQKWRSVKNRQIFCNNKKLDKLINM, from the coding sequence ATGCCTATCGAAAAGTATCCAATACTTTGCGAGTTACAAGTCAGCAACGACACGCCTCTTACAAGATCTTTGTACCATGATGCAAATGCTTGCGTGGAGTTCATACAGATAATATCAAACCACATAGACGACACCTTGTTACAAAAAGTGAAAAGTAGCCCTGCTCTCGGTATCATGATTGACGAGAGCACAGACATTGGTTTGGAGAAACACTTGATTGTGTATGTGAACTATTTGCACGATGGTGACATGCACACTAGTTTCCTTACGTTGATAAAACTCAGTGCTGCAGATTCTGGCGTGGTATACAACTCGCTTGTGGGTGTTCTCAAGGCCCGTGGCATAAACCTAGAACGTGTGTATGGGTTTAGCTCTGACGGGGCCGCAGTCATGACCGGAAAACAAAATGGTGTGTCTGTTCGCTTGAAATCGGACAACCCATTCATGCTTGACATGCATTGTGCTGCCCACAGACTGGCATTGAGTAGCCTTGATGCAGCAAAGTCTGTGAAAGAAGTCGCATATTACGAAGGCCTGCTTCATTCACTTTACTCGTTTTTTTGTCGATCGAGTAAAAGACTTGAGCATTTGAAAGTTTGGCAAGATGTTCTTGAAGACCCACAAGTCAAACCTACAGCTGTGCACCAAGTTCGCTGGTTAAGTTTTGCTAACAGTGTAACGAATGTGAGAAAAACACTGCACTCGCTTTTGAAGTCAATGGAAAGCGATTCCGATGATGATGTCATGGCATTGTCATTGTTTCAAGTTTGCAGAACATACAAGTTTCTGTTTCTGACACACTTCTTTTCTGACATCATGTCGGAACTTGCTTTGGTTTCAAAGGCATTGCAATTAGAGAAGCTTTCATACAGTCAACTTACTGGTACTATCCGAACTGCATGTTGTTCCATTGAACAGCAGTATTTGGTTGAGAAACCTTCCTATGGACCAAACCTGCGTGAATTTTTGACAACATACGAGACACAAGAGACGTTTCATGGGGTGTTAATAAAACGAACCCACAAAGACACACGACTGCCTGTTGCGGTATCGGAGTTTGCAGAAATACTGTTGAACAGCATTCAGGAGCGTTTCCCAAAAATTGAAATATGGGAAGCAATGATGCTGTTCAACCCGGCCGACTTTCCAAGTTCCACTAAAGACCAGGCCGATTATGGCAATAAGCAAATCTCAGTGCTTTTGAAGCATTTCGGAAAAGAGATCGGTGGCAAATCGCCGCCCGTTTGTGAAGAGGGAGCCCTCCGAGAATTTTCTCTGTTAAAAAATTACATGTTCGACCTCAAAGTGTCATCATTCGAGGGGCTTGCTGACAAAATTCTGTCTCAAGAAGAGATGTGGGCAAAGTTCCCAAACATGACGGGGCTTCTTGCCATCTGCAGGGTGCTCCCTGTCAGTACAGTAGACTGTGAACGTGGGTTTTCAGCTCAAAACCTCATAAAAACTCGTCTAAGATGCAGAATGGGTTTGGAAAATCTTGACAATTTAATGCGCGTTGCCATCAATGGCCCTGACTTGTCTGCATTCGAGCCCGAGGTTATTTACCAGAAGTGGCGTTCAGTGAAGAATCGGCAAATATTTTGCAACAACAAGAAGCTTGATAAGTTAATAAACATGTAA